From Toxorhynchites rutilus septentrionalis strain SRP chromosome 2, ASM2978413v1, whole genome shotgun sequence, a single genomic window includes:
- the LOC129768066 gene encoding delta-aminolevulinic acid dehydratase: MSLTKLHSSIFHPTLRKLQCQDVDIAAHNLMYPIFLVEDVDAVQEIPSMPGVARYGINPLKEHLTPLVEKGLASILLFGVVDKLPKDEIGSGADSKDNPVIKCLPLLRQWFPNLLIACDVCLCPYTSHGHCGILTGDGLIDNEPSIQRIAEISLAYAKAGAHIVAPSDMMDNRISAIKTILRENKMSNRTSVLSYSVKFASGFYGPFRDAAKSAPAFGDRKCYQLPFGSKGIARRAAKRDVEEGADMLMVKPGMAYLDIVKQTKDDFPELPLFIYQVSGEYSMLLNAGKIGAFDLQAVLWEILIGMRRAGADCIITYFTPMLLDWLKE, encoded by the exons ATGTCCCTCACAAAGCTCCACAGCAGCATTTTCCATCCAACTTTGCGGAAACTCCAGTGTCAGGATGTGGACATAGCGGCACACAATCTCATGTATCCGATTTTCTTGGT TGAGGATGTCGATGCTGTCCAGGAAATTCCCAGTATGCCAGGGGTGGCTCGATATGGAATCAATCCTCTGAAAGAACATTTAACTCCGTTGGTTGAAAAGGGTCTTGCGTCGATTTTACTTTTTGGAGTTGTCGATAAATTGCCTAAG GATGAAATTGGATCAGGTGCCGATTCGAAAGACAACCCAGTCATCAAGTGCCTACCACTGCTTCGTCAGTGGTTCCCCAACCTGCTAATCGCATGCGACGTGTGTTTATGTCCTTATACAAGTCACGGTCACTGCGGCATCCTCACAGGAGATGGTTTGATTGACAACGAGCCCAGCATCCAGAGAATCGCGGAAATATCGCTTGCGTACGCAAAAGCCGGTGCCCACATTGTAGCCCCGTCAGACATGATGGACAATCGCATCTCGGCCATTAAAACGATCCTGCGGGAAAACAAGATGTCCAACCGGACTTCTGTTCTCTCCTACTCCGTGAAGTTCGCATCCGGATTCTACGGTCCGTTCCGAGATGCTGCCAAATCGGCCCCCGCTTTCGGAGATCGAAAGTGCTACCAGTTGCCATTCGGATCGAAAGGGATTGCCAGGCGTGCGGCG AAACGTGACGTCGAGGAGGGCGCCGATATGCTCATGGTGAAGCCCGGAATGGCTTACTTGGATATCGTGAAGCAAACAAAGGATGATTTTCCGGAACTTCCGTTATTCATTTATCAG GTTTCAGGTGAATATTCGATGCTTCTGAATGCCGGTAAAATTGGTGCTTTCGATCTACAGGCTGTTCTTTGGGAGATTCTAATTGGGATGCGTAGAGCTGGTGCAGATTGCATTATCACTTACTTCACCCCCATGCTACTGGATTGGTTAAAAGAATAG